One Peromyscus leucopus breed LL Stock chromosome 6, UCI_PerLeu_2.1, whole genome shotgun sequence genomic region harbors:
- the LOC114711015 gene encoding pancreatic alpha-amylase produces the protein MKFFLLISLIGFCWAQYDPQTQYGRTAIVHLFEWRWVDIAKECERYLAPKGFGGVQVSPPNENIVVYNPSRPWWERYQPISYKLCTRSGNEDEFRDMVTRCNNVGVRIYVDAVINHMCGAGGGAGTSSTCGSYYNANNRDFPSVPYSAWDFNDGKCDGEIYNYNDANQVRNCRLSGLLDLALEKDYVRTTVANYMNRLIDMGVAGFRLDAAKHMWPGDIKAILDKLHNLNTQWFSQGSRPFIFQEVIDLGGEAIKGSEYFGNGRVTEFKYGAKLGTVIRKWNGEKMSYLKNWGEGWGFVPSDRALVFVDNHDNQRGHGAGGASILTFWDARMYKMAVGFMLAHPYGFTRVMSSYRWARNFQNGQDVNDWIGPPNNNGVTKEVTINPDTTCGNDWVCEHRWRQIRNMVAFRNVVNGQPFSNWWDNGSNQVAFGRGNRGFIVFNNDDWSLSTTLQTGLPAGTYCDVISGDKIDGNCTGIKVTVGSDGKAHFSISNSAEDPFIAIHAESKL, from the exons ATGAAGTTCTTTCTGCTCATTTCCCTCATTGGGTTCTGCTGGGCTCAATATGACCCACAAACTCAGTATGGGCGGACTGCTATTGTCCACCTGTTTGAGTGGCGCTGGGTTGATATTGCCAAGGAATGTGAGCGATACTTAGCTCCTAAGGGATTCGGAGGGGTGCAG GTTTCTCCACCCAATGAAAATATTGTAGTTTATAACCCATCAAGGCCTTGGTGGGAAAGGTACCAACCAATTAGCTACAAACTATGCACAAGGTCTGGAAATGAAGATGAATTCAGAGACATGGTGACAAGGTGCAACAACGTTGGT GTCCGTATTTATGTGGATGCTGTTATTAATCACATGTGTGGTGCAGGCGGTGGTGCAGGAACAAGCAGTACCTGTGGAAGTTACTACAATGCTAATAACAGGGACTTTCCATCAGTTCCATACTCGGCTTGGGATTTTAATGATGGTAAATGTGATGGAGAAATTTATAACTACAATGATGCTAATCAG GTCAGAAATTGTCGTCTGTCTGGCCTTTTGGATCTTGCACTTGAGAAAGATTATGTTCGTACCACAGTGGCTAATTATATGAACCGTCTCATTGACATGGGTGTAGCAGGTTTCAGACTTGATGCTGCTAAGCACATGTGGCCTGGAGACATAAAGGCTATTTTGGACAAACTGCATAACCTCAATACACAGTGGTTCTCTCAAGGAAGCCgaccttttatttttcaagag GTCATTGATCTGGGTGGTGAGGCAATTAAAGGTAGTGAGTACTTTGGAAATGGCCGTGTGACAGAATTCAAGTATGGAGCAAAACTTGGCACAGTCATCCGCAAGTGGAATGGAGAGAAGATGTCCTATTTAAA GAACTGGGGAGAAGGTTGGGGTTTTGTGCCTTCCGACAGAGCCCTTGTCTTTGTGGACAACCATGATAATCAGCGAGGACATGGTGCTGGCGGAGCATCCATCCTGACATTCTGGGATGCCAG AATGTATAAAATGGCTGTTGGATTTATGTTGGCTCATCCTTATGGATTCACACGAGTAATGTCAAGTTACCGTTGGGCAAGAAACTTCCAGAATGGACAA GATGTGAATGACTGGATTGGACCACCCAATAACAACGGAGTAACCAAAGAAGTGACCATTAATCCAGACACCACTTGTGGCAATGACTGGGTCTGTGAACATCGATGGCGTCAAATAAG GAACATGGTTGCCTTCAGAAACGTTGTCAATGGTCAGCCTTTCTCAAACTGGTGGGATAATGGCAGCAACCAAGTGGCTTTTGGCAGAGGGAACAGAGGATTCATTGTCTTTAACAATGACGACTG GTCATTGTCAACAACTTTACAGACTGGTCTTCCTGCTGGCACATACTGTGATGTCATTTCTGGAGACAAAATTGATGGCAATTGCACTGGAATTAAAGTCACTGTTGGCAGTGATGGCAAAGCTCACTTTTCTATTAGTAACTCTGCTGAAGACCCATTTATTGCAATCCATGCTGAATCAAAATTGTAA
- the LOC114711016 gene encoding ADP/ATP translocase 2-like gives MTDAAVSFAKDFLAGGVAVAISKTAVAPIEWVKLLLQVQHASKQITADKQYKGIIDCVVRIPKEQGVLSFWRGNLANVIRYFPTQALNFAFKDKYKQIFLGGVDKRTQFWLYFAGNLASGGAAGATSLCFVYPLDFAGTRLAADVGKAGAEREFKGLGNCLVKIYKSDGIRGLYQGFNVSVQGIIIYRAAYFGIYDTAKGMLPDPKNTHIFISWMIAQSVTAVTGLTSYPFDTVCRHMMMQSGHKGTDIMYTGTIDCWRKIAHDEGSKAFFKGAWSNVLRGMGGAFVLVLYDEIKKYT, from the coding sequence atgACAGATGCCGCTGTATCCTTTGCCAAGGACTTCTTGGCAGGTGGAGTGGCCGTGGCCATCTCCAAGACGGCGGTAGCGCCCATCGAATGGGTCAAGCTGCTGCTGCAGGTGCAGCATGCCAGCAAGCAAATCACAGCAGATAAGCAATACAAGGGCATTATAGACTGCGTGGTTCGTATCCCCAAGGAACAGGGAGTCCTGTCCTTCTGGCGTGGAAACCTGGCCAATGTCATCAGATACTTCCCCACCCAGGCTCTCAACTTTGCCTTCAAAGATAAATACAAGCAGATCTTTTTGGGTGGTGTGGACAAGAGGACCCAGTTTTGGCTCTACTTTGCTGGGAACCTGGCTTCAGGTGGTGCCGCTGGGGCCACATCTTTGTGCTTTGTGTACCCTCTTGATTTTGCCGGTACCCGTCTAGCAGCTGATGTGGGCAAAGCTGGAGCTGAAAGGGAATTCAAAGGCCTTGGTAACTGCCTGGTTAAGATCTACAAATCTGATGGGATTAGGGGCCTGTACCAAGGCTTTAATGTGTCAGTACAGGGCATTATTATCTACCGAGCTGCGTACTTTGGCATCTATGACACTGCAAAGGGAATGCTTCCGGATCCCAAGAATACTCACATCTTCATCAGCTGGATGATTGCACAGTCTGTCACTGCTGTTACTGGCCTGACTTCCTATCCCTTTGACACGGTTTGCCGTCATATGATGATGCAGTCGGGACACAAAGGAACTGATATCATGTATACAGGCACGATTGACTGCTGGAGGAAGATCGCTCATGATGAAGGAAGCAAGGCTTTCTTCAAGGGTGCATGGTCCAATGTTCTCAGGGGAATGGGTGGTGCCTTTGTGCTTGTCTTGTATGATGAGATCAAGAAGTACACATAA